The genomic segment gtgctgggattacaggcgtgagccacggtgcccagcctggattttGTTAAGAGTACTTAGCACCACTGGCATGTTAGGTAGTCATGTGTTGGCTGAGTAACACCCACCCTGGAGACCCTAGGTGGGTGGGACCTGGGAGCCTAATTCGTATACTGCTTTTAGCTATTTTCAGTTCACACCTCGTTGTCCTCATGCAGGATGACTGTTCCCAGAGCTTTTAGGGCTTCTGTGGGAGAGATGGTTTGCTGTGCATCAGCTTACCTCTGGAGAGCTTCTGCTCAGGGAAGTCAGTTACCAGATTTTTGGCTTactgtttattaaaaatttatcaaaatatcttactggCTTCTGTTTACGTAGTTCCCTTTTTTCTTAGAGGTGTGTTTGTGCATGCTATATTCCTGTATGTAATTTAAATGAGTCTCAGATAGAGGAGGATACTGATATGACGTCATGTTTAAATCTTCTCTCCATTCTCTCTGTTCCTACTTTCAAATCACATTTAGtctccacctcaacctccctaatAAATCTTACAGCTTTGTAGGTGTTTTGATTTGTGAAATTATATATTGTAGAAAAGCCATCTAGCATAGAAGAATCATGGCCGAGTATTGGTGAGCCAGTAGGGATGGTGACCCACGCGGAGGTGCCTGAGCAAGAGGAGCTGTTGGCTGTAGTGAGACCTTCATGCTACTTGGGATGCATAAGAAATGCCtttagcggccgggcgcggtggctcaagcctgtaatcccagcactttgggaggccgagacgggcggatcacgaggtcaggagatcgagaccatcctggctaacacggtgaaaccctgtctctaaaaaatacaaaaaaaaaaaaaactagccgggcgaggtagttgggcgcctgtagtcccagctactcgggaggctgaggcaggagaatggcgtgaacccgggaggcggagcttgctgagatctggccactgcactccagcctgggtgacagagcgagactccgtctcaaaaaaaaaaaaaaaaaaagaaatgcctttaGTTTAAGCCCCTTGAGTTAAACTGATgtaaaaatgcaattattttgtgCTAATTCTGTGAGTATCAGCTTTCATTGATTTAGCATTTACCTgatatcttttttcatttattgtctaatttgtatttttttctttggtgtaTCTCATGAGTTTCAGACTGTCTTAGTTATGTTTTCAGTATGTTTCTTCTAACATGAATGTGTTCTTTGTCAGTCGgttttttctctactgttttgGAAGCTCTACTTCCTCCGTGCTCCCTCCCTACATTTTAGTGCTCGATTGTCTCTTAAGTCATTCGCAGACCCACTGAACGTTTCCCTTTAAACCAAAGTCTATGCagttgcattttctcttttcccaagTGAAAGATGTTTCTTTATACCTTCATTTTCTATGATTCTCATCTATTTGCATCACACACATGCTTAAGTCATATAGCTGATAATAATTTTAGTTCAGATGTGTTTGAATCAATATTTAGATTTACGTTCTGCTGCTCCACCAATTCTTTCTGTGTCTTAATGTTGTCTGTATagggtgtatttttttttaatttaaaaaagttgttaaatttttttttagagacagagtctggttctgttgcccagtgtaaagtgcagtggcacagtcatggccaACTATCGCCTCAAACTGCTGTGCTCaaaccatccttccacctcagcctcctgagtagctgggactacaggtgtgcaccaccatgcccacacATTTTTTGTtacttgtagagatggggtctaactATGTgacccaggatagtctcaaactcttggcctcaagtaatcctcctgcctcagcctcccaaatgctgggattataggcatgactaCCACACTTGATGGATATAAATTTTCCAGGTGcttgtatatttgaaaatgtcttttattttcccttattcTTGCCTTTTAGTTTGGCTGGTATAAGATTTCAGCATCAGCATTGTTTTTTCTCCGTACTTTATTTCTCTCCCACTTTCAGGAAACattgttctttccttttagtTGGTTATCAGGTGTTCtctatttactttattttcagaCGTTTCATTACCATCTGCTTAAatttggacctttttttttttttggttgacttATCTTGCATTTCAATTGGTAGGTTTTTTATCACGTGAACTGCTGTATTTGTCTTCACTCCGGGAGAATTTTCAGGCCGTATTTCTTTGAACATTGCCctattatttctcttatttatatAAACCTACATTGgcaatttttctataaactaGGAAAATCATTccagacttatttatttatttatttgagacagagtctcgctctgtcgcccaggctggagtgcagtgtcatgatcttggttcactgtaacctctgcctccctggttcaagcgattctcctgcctcagcctcttgagtagctaggcttgcaggcacccgccaccacggctggctaatttttgtaattgtaatagagatggggtttcaccatgttgatcaggctggtcttgaactcctgaccttgtgatctgcttccctcagcctcccaaagtgctgggcttacaggcatgagcctctgtacCCGGCCTCCAGGTTTATTTTGTAGTCTAGCTCTTACCTGTTCACCCATTGTAGCCAtcgctatggtttgaatgtatctttcaaatttcatatgttggAAATTTAATTCCTAAATTTATTCGTTGATGATATTTGGAGGTAGAAGGTATTTAGGATTTGACAAGGTCATCAGGGCAGGGACCCTATGATGGGATTAGTAGCTTTATAAGGATAGGAAGGGAGACCTGAGCTGGCATGCTCCCTGTCTCTCATCATGTAATGCCTTCTACCAAGTTacgacacagcaagaaggccctcaccagatgccagcaccatgcctgTGGGCTTCCCGGCCTCCAGAACCTTGAGCtaaatgaacatttttctttataaatcacccagtttctggtattctgttataaaaatagaaaacaaagacagcAATCTTTTCTGTGTCTGAAATATTTGCAGTTCCTTGAATTGACCAGGCTCTACCGTGTGTTCTGTGTGATGCTTGCTCCTGGTACAGGGACTGCAAATTATGttccaatctatttttttttctttctttcataatagATTTGCCAGTTTTTCAGTTGGGCATATACAGAAACAGACTCCATTTCTGAATTTCCCTGCTGttccctcccagcccccactcTTTGCTGTTGCTTAGAATGCAGATGTGATGACTAGAGCCATCTTAGACTGGGTTGCCCTGGAAGTGGAAGCCGTGTAAGGTGGAGCAGAGATGGAAGCCCCAGACCAATTGCCTTCAGACTCCTGCAAGTAGAAGGATAAACTCTCTTGTTTATCCCCCTGTTCTCAGTTGAACCTCGTCCACACACCTCCTGAATTGCCCTTTCCACCCCAACTTCTTGAGGAACACATCATGAATCTTCTAAGACTACTTGAGTGGCTCTCTTCATTCCTGTGCAAAATGTACCCTGGATGTTTTTACCAAGGACTCAGAACACCTTATTTTGTTTGCATGTATAAATGTTCATTCCTATCTACAAGATAGAAAGCTTCTTGAAGACAGAACTGGATTTTATTCATCCTGAAATCTTCAGGACCCAAGAGAGTACTGGCAAATAGAAGCTccttgattgattttttttttcttttttttcttttgagatggagctcactctgtcgaccaggctggagtgcagtggcgcgatgtcggctcgctgcaacctctgccgcccgggttcaagtgattctcctgcctcagccacctgagtagctgggattacaggtagcctgccactgcgcctggctaatttttgtatttttaatagagacagggtttcaccatcttggtcaggctggtcttaaactcctgacctcgtgatcctcctgccttggtctctgaatgtgctgggattacaggcgtgagccaccatgcccagaactCCTTGATTGATTTTTAATTCTCTCACAGAGTAAATGCTAAACCGGACACAGGAAATAGTCGGTAGAGGAACATTTTTCCCTTCCCAGTTCCTCTGCATCTTTTCCACATCACCTAATGTAATTGCATCCAATTGAACAGGGTGTGTGTTATTTCAGGGATTATTGTCGTTCAAGGATATATCTATGGAATTCACCTGGGATGAATGGCAGCTACTGGATTCTACACAGAAGTACCTATACAGAGATGTGATATTGGAAAACTATCATAACCTGTTATCAGTGGGTAAGTACTCCGTCTCAACATCACATCACTCAGATAGTGAGTAATAAATTGCcatccctttttttgttgttgacctACTCTGGGATCTCTGAAGTGCTTAATGATTATGAACTTGAACTTTAGGGGTCAAATTTCCTTCGTCCCTATTTGTCCCTCACTTCCTAATTGTAATCTTTCCCCAAGTGAGATGAGCAGTTTTACTCTGTAGCTCTTGATTCCTCGGTCCTGTCCCTAACAGCCTGGTCCCCACCCTTTGTGATTTCCCATCAACAGGGTATCATGGTACCAAGCCTGACTTAATCTTCAAGTTGGAACAAGGAGAAGATCCATGGATAATAAATGCCAAAATTTCCAGGCAGAGCTGTCCAGGTGGGTGAGTGAGAATGAGGAAGGTGGGAGGCATGGGAGTGAGCTGGTGAGTACCTGAGGAGTGGGCACTCGCAGTGTTGTCTTCAGAAATTCTTCTGGAAGTCCTTGAGCTACTGGAGCTGACTCAGGATGAAGCCAGGAGCTCCTCAGATAAGGAAATCTCCGTCACTCTTCATATATTTGGGTTTTCTCCCCCTCACTGTTGAGAGGCAGGCAGGCCCCTCTTCCCTGAACTCTGCTCCAGGCTTGCTTTTGGGTAAGTTTGCCTCCTCCCCACGGTCATGGTCATGGGTTTCATTGGGCATCAAGACCTTTAGGGGATTTCTTTTTCCCCTCACTTGGTGTGGCTCGTGGCCctctatttccctttcttttatttcctcctttgccTTTCACAGTTAAATCCCCTAGACTTGACTCACAGTCTTAGCCCTGATGTCCCCTGTATCTTTGAGTGATTTTATACACCTTCCACTTCCCTTTTGCGTTGTCCAGAGGGgtattttttccagtttgggtCTCCTCTCCTATGTTGTAACTGTCGAAAGACTCTTCCATTCTGAAGGTTTAAGCTTTCACCCCAGTGTTGTAACATCAAAATTGAGGTCTTTCTCTTTGGCACTTGAGTCCTGGGTTTTACCTGCCTGTAGGAGCGCTACCCCATGCTTTCCCAGACTTTACTCTCAGTTTCAGAAATGGGGATTTCCTTCTAAAATTACCACTCTTCCTCAAAAGAAATAGCCAGAGTCCTTCATTTTCTTCCACAAGTTTCTTTCTTAGTGTTTCCATCTCTAAGGAGCAGTACCATCTTGCCATTCAAGCTGTTGACTCCTCCCCTTCTATGCTCCCACATTCAGTCCCTCAGCAAATCATCTTAGTTCTCTCCCATATGTTCCAAATTTCCTCAATTCCAGAcatgtgttaggccattctttcattgctataaagaaacacctgagactaggtaatttataagaaaagaggtttaattggctcagagttctgcaggctgtatgggaagcatggcaacatttgcttctggggaggtctcaggtaGCTCCGGTCATAGTGGAAGTCAAAgcgggagcaggcacatcacatggtgaaagcaggagcaagaagaGGTGGGGAATGTGCCACATAATAtcaaatgaccagatctcacaagaactcactgtcatgaagactgcaccaagccatgagggatctgctcctgTGATCCGGATGTgaacacttcccaccaggccccacctccagcatggGAGATTATAATTCAACTGAGACTTGGGCGGGAATAGGTATCCAAATTATATCAAGAAGTGTAGTTCAAATTATCTCATTCTGGACTGCTGCAATAACTGTCTAAAGTATTTCTCTgcccttttcttactttttacaGAACAGTCAAACTGATCTTTTAAATGCAGAAGACTGAgattttctgtaattaaaaacctttaggctgggcacagtggctcacgcctgtaatcccagcactgtgggaggcaaaggcgggcggatcgcttgagctcaggagtttgagaccagcctggccaacaagtgaaaccccatctctactaaaaatacaaaaattaactgggtgtggtggcgagtgcgtatagtcccaactactcaggaatctgacatggaggatcacttgaacccagaaggtctaggctgcagtgagccaagattgctccactgcactccagcctggatgacagagcaaagaccctgtctcaaaaaaaaaaaaaatcttagaaatgtAAAGAACTTTTTGCCATGGTTTTGAATAATTTGGttctgctttcattcattcactcagtggGTTTTAGCTATCCTggcctttttctatttcttaaactcTGTCAGTCAGGCTTCCTCCTCAGGAACTTTGTACTtggtgctgtggcacgatctcggctcactgcaacctctgcttcccgggttcaagtgattctcctgcctcagcctccctagtagctgggattacgggtgcccgtcaccatgcctggctaatccaAGTGCCAGTTTTAAacctctattttaaaaactatttttgatTACTGGTAATTTGCTGCCAGTTTTCACGAGGGGCCTATTTTGGTCTGTTTTGATTCAGTTCCCTTGCCCCCATGCTTGGTCAGTATTTCTTTTGAACCAATGTGGTAGACTTGTTACCAAAAGAGAAAGGTTGATTACATGACAGTCCTAATACTGTTTAATTCCATATCAGGTTTATGTTATGATTCAAAAAggtatcttttgtttgttttttgtagatgGGTGGGAAGAATGGTACCAGAACAATCAAGATGAGCTTGAAAGTATTGAAAGAAGCTATGCTTGTAGTGTGTTGGGAAGACTTAATCTGAGCAAAACCCATGATTCTTCAAGACAGAGACTCTATAACACACATGGGAAAAGTTTGACACAAAACTCAGCTTCAAGCAGAAGTTATTTGAGAAGGAATTCTGATAAGTTTCCTGGTTATGAAGAACCATATTTTCTTAAGCATCAAAGAACTCATAGCatagaaaaaaattgtgtgtgtagtgaatgtgggaaagcttttcGTTGTAAGTCACAGCTCATTGTACATCTCAGAATTCATACAGGAGAGCGGCCTTATGAATGCAGTAAATGTGAAAGAGCCTTCAGTGCCAAGTCAAACCTTAATGCTCATCAGAGAGTTCATACAGGAGAAAAACCCTACTCATGTAGTGAGTGCGAGAAGGTCTTCTCTTTCAGGTCACAGCTCATTGTCCATCAGGAAATTCACACAGGAGGGAAACCCTATGgctgcagtgaatgtgggaaagcctacAGTTGGAAATCACAGCTTCTTTTACACCAGAGAAGTCACACAGGAGTGAAACCCTATgaatgcagtgaatgtgggaaagcctttagtTTGAAGTCTCCATTCGTTGTACACCAGAGAACGCACACAGGAGTGAAACCACATAaatgcagtgaatgtgggaaagcctttaggAGTAAGTCCTATCTCCTTGTTCACGTCCGAATGCATACAGGAGAAAAACCCTACCAATGCAGCGATTGTGGGAAAGCCTTCAATATGAAGACACAGCTCATCGTACATCAGGGAGTTCACACAGGAAATAATCCTTACCAATGCggtgaatgtgggaaagcctttggTAGGAAGGAACAGCTCACTGCACATCTGAGAGCTCACGCGGGAGAGAAGCCCTATGgatgcagtgaatgtgggaagGCTTTCAGTAGCAAGTCATACCTTGTTATCCATAGGAGAACACACACCGGAGAGAGACCCTATGAATGTAGTTTGTGTGAGAGAGCTTTTTGTGGAAAATCACAGCTGATTATACATCAGAGGACTCATTCAAcggagaaaccctatgaatgcaaTGAATGTGAAAAAGCCTACCCTCGGAAGGCATCACTTCAAATACACCAGAAAACTCATTCGGGAGAGAAACCTTTTAAATGCagtgaatgtggaaaagccttcactCAGAAGTCATCTCTCAGTGAGCATcagagagttcacactggagagaaaccgtGGAAGTGCCCTGAATGTGGGAAATCCTTCTGTTGGAATTCAGGGCTTCGTATACATCGCAAGACTCATAAATGAGAAATCGGAATGATGCAATGTGAGAAACTGATGTTCAGGAGACTTCGGATAATATAGACAGGATTTACAAGCAGGAGGCCCTAAAACTACACTCATGTCAAAaatcagagaggagagagaccaATCATATTTGGGATGAGTGTAAAAGCTTTCAGAAATAAGTTGCAAATCTTTGTAGATGAAAATAGTGGAAGGAATGCGGAGCAATAAGTGTATCAGATGTTGTAGTATCATCATGAAGATTCAGAGAATTTACACGAGGAACACCTTATAAGTCCAATAAATTAGGGAAGCATTTTCCCGTTGAAAGTGTGTTCCATGGAAAGTCACATTCCAGATTTGAAGCtgtgtttttgtaaaataaaatctcattatGAACAGTTGACTTTTCATGGTGGAgtataaagttgttttttaaaaaatatatgaataatgtTCAGGAAAAACAGGGAACAGATTCTTAAAAGTTAAGGGATATTTCATATGACTTCCCTAAGTTAACACTgaaaagtatttctaaaatttttagtattttatattttaacgtAACTTGTTCTGTCTatctaactatatatatatatatatttgatagtTTGTGGAATAATATCCCCCAGTATTTTCCATATTAAATGctaattgtcttttctttttcataagcaGATCTGGTGTTTATTACAGGGCTGCCGCTTAAGAGAACTCATTGTAATGAACGTTTATTATATTTTGCAGTTCCGTGCCTGTTGTCCATTGATTGACATGAGCACCCTTGTTTTCTCTGGAGAAATACCTCCCCTCTCTGGGGTGCTTCCTGTGGTAGTGTCTTTCAGGTATCCGTTCCACTAGCTACAGGTGAGCATTTTACCCATTGTTGGATAATGGTAATctctttttcagaattttgagTCTGTAATTCATTCACACGTGAACCAGAAAATGTGGGAACTCATTCAATCTTGTCCCAGAATTCTGTTGAGAACATCCATTCATTCTGGCTAATTGATTACAAGAATAACTGTGGATACTATCCCTTTAGAACCTGCTTCTCTGATCttctgttgtttcctcacttctcaataaaaatgtcttttactttttgttgtttgggtttttgtttttttttcttaagaagaatgactttctatttattttttatttttttgagactaagttttgctcttgtcccccaggctggagtgcaatggcgtgatctcagctcactgcaacctccgcctcccaggttcaagcaattcccttgcctcgtcctcctgagtagctggaattacagctgcctgccgccatgcctggctaatttttgtatttttagtagagacggggtttcaccatgttggccaggctggtcttgaactcctgacctcaggtgatccgcccacttcagcctcccaaagtcttgggattacaggtgtgagccaccatgcccggccggctTTCTATTTCTTGTAACCTAAGGGCTTTAACTGATAAGTTGTTGCCTTGGTAACATGTAGTTGACAAAGTGGGGTATATGATTTAGGTTTGTCTGTTTTTCCTGAGACAAGAAAATCCCATTCTTGTTTATATTTGAAGATAGCAACTTTTAGCCCATCATGTGAACTAGTGTTATTGTTTCTGTACACCTAGAATGTTGTAGTCCCTGATGCTGAAATTTTGGAAACACCGAAGAACTATAgccttttaagaattttaaatttatgagaaaatCTGAGATGGGACAGAGATGGCTGATTTTGA from the Macaca thibetana thibetana isolate TM-01 chromosome 11, ASM2454274v1, whole genome shotgun sequence genome contains:
- the ZNF26 gene encoding zinc finger protein 26, which codes for MATSFRPASCWGLLSFKDISMEFTWDEWQLLDSTQKYLYRDVILENYHNLLSVGYHGTKPDLIFKLEQGEDPWIINAKISRQSCPDGWEEWYQNNQDELESIERSYACSVLGRLNLSKTHDSSRQRLYNTHGKSLTQNSASSRSYLRRNSDKFPGYEEPYFLKHQRTHSIEKNCVCSECGKAFRCKSQLIVHLRIHTGERPYECSKCERAFSAKSNLNAHQRVHTGEKPYSCSECEKVFSFRSQLIVHQEIHTGGKPYGCSECGKAYSWKSQLLLHQRSHTGVKPYECSECGKAFSLKSPFVVHQRTHTGVKPHKCSECGKAFRSKSYLLVHVRMHTGEKPYQCSDCGKAFNMKTQLIVHQGVHTGNNPYQCGECGKAFGRKEQLTAHLRAHAGEKPYGCSECGKAFSSKSYLVIHRRTHTGERPYECSLCERAFCGKSQLIIHQRTHSTEKPYECNECEKAYPRKASLQIHQKTHSGEKPFKCSECGKAFTQKSSLSEHQRVHTGEKPWKCPECGKSFCWNSGLRIHRKTHK